One Endozoicomonas gorgoniicola DNA window includes the following coding sequences:
- a CDS encoding glycogen/starch/alpha-glucan phosphorylase has product MSVNKTEQYAAKKLDSEQLAENIKRHLQQSLGVDQEEAGPAEYWEALSLVVRELGLDLIRKTRHKERDEKARRVYYLSLEFLVGRLLGNNLHNLGIYHQAEEAMANLGVNLTDVLEHETDPALGNGGLGRLAACFMDSLTTLDLPAFGYGINYRFGLFKQGFAGGKQTESPDAWREESCPWGIERPKRKQRIKLYGRVTERAGKAAWEDTQEILGMPWDVPVTGYGTDTVNTLRLWESRAAEGFDLSSFDEGRYHESRSGEIQAENVSQVLYPNDNHPAGKELRLIQQYFFVACSIADLIARYKRENGDNLDGFAEKVAIQLNDTHPAIAVPELMRILMDEEDIVFTKALSICREVFAYTNHTLLPEALEKWPQNLITKVLPRHMQIIHMINYHFLHTEVEAQWPGDNNMKRRLSIIEEPERPGGQQMVRMAYLSVVGSHKVNGVAALHSSLVKSSLFPEFNEMWPDKLVNVTNGVTPRRWVDYCNPELASLIDETIGKDGEADWRKDLTRLDAINAYADDPAFQKKFAAIKRNNKVRFAAVVKELCNVEISPDAIFDVQIKRLHEYKRQQLNLLHIMALYRRLLENPDLDVPQRVFIFGAKAAPGYKVAKTIIHAINRVAERVNNDRRIKDKLKVVFLPNYRVSLAEKIIPAADVSEQISTAGFEASGTGNMKFALNGALTVGTLDGANVEIAEEVGDDNIFIFGLTVEEVAELRHRGYNPEDVYNSNAELKAVIDWLASGDLCPEEPDAFRPLVDSLLGGDYFLTLVDYQAYSDAHDKIVETWKKPELWWKTAITNSASMGKFSSDRSITDYAKTIWNMA; this is encoded by the coding sequence ATGAGCGTAAACAAGACTGAGCAGTATGCTGCTAAAAAACTTGATTCCGAGCAGTTGGCCGAAAATATCAAGCGTCATTTGCAGCAATCACTGGGTGTTGACCAGGAAGAGGCAGGTCCCGCTGAATACTGGGAAGCACTGAGCCTGGTCGTTCGCGAGCTGGGTCTGGATTTAATTCGCAAAACCCGACACAAAGAGCGTGATGAAAAAGCACGTCGGGTTTACTACCTGTCTTTAGAGTTCCTCGTTGGCCGTTTGCTGGGGAACAACCTGCATAATCTGGGTATTTACCATCAGGCTGAAGAAGCCATGGCAAACCTCGGCGTCAACCTGACCGACGTTCTGGAACATGAAACCGATCCGGCTCTGGGTAATGGTGGCCTGGGTCGGCTGGCAGCCTGCTTTATGGATTCGCTGACGACTCTGGATTTGCCTGCCTTCGGTTATGGCATTAACTACCGTTTTGGTCTGTTCAAACAGGGCTTTGCTGGTGGCAAGCAGACAGAAAGCCCGGATGCCTGGAGGGAAGAGTCCTGCCCGTGGGGTATCGAGCGCCCTAAACGCAAACAACGGATAAAACTGTATGGTCGGGTAACAGAGCGGGCTGGCAAGGCAGCCTGGGAAGATACTCAGGAAATTCTGGGTATGCCCTGGGATGTGCCAGTAACCGGTTATGGTACCGATACGGTGAACACGCTGCGCCTGTGGGAGAGTCGTGCGGCAGAAGGTTTTGACCTGTCCAGTTTCGACGAAGGCCGTTATCACGAGTCCCGGTCTGGAGAGATTCAGGCTGAAAACGTTAGTCAGGTGTTGTATCCAAACGACAACCACCCAGCTGGTAAAGAGCTGCGTCTGATTCAACAGTATTTCTTTGTCGCCTGTTCCATTGCTGACCTGATTGCCCGTTATAAGCGTGAAAACGGTGACAACCTGGATGGCTTTGCTGAAAAAGTAGCCATTCAGTTGAACGACACTCACCCGGCGATTGCTGTGCCAGAGCTGATGCGCATCCTGATGGATGAGGAAGACATCGTTTTCACTAAGGCGCTGTCTATCTGTCGTGAGGTGTTCGCTTACACCAACCATACCCTGTTGCCGGAAGCGCTGGAAAAATGGCCGCAGAACCTGATTACTAAAGTACTGCCCCGCCACATGCAGATCATTCACATGATCAACTACCACTTCCTGCATACAGAAGTGGAAGCTCAGTGGCCGGGTGATAACAACATGAAACGTCGTCTGTCTATTATCGAGGAGCCTGAGCGTCCCGGAGGTCAGCAGATGGTTCGTATGGCGTACCTGTCTGTTGTGGGTAGCCATAAAGTCAATGGTGTGGCGGCGTTGCACTCCAGTCTGGTGAAAAGCTCACTGTTCCCGGAATTCAACGAAATGTGGCCGGACAAACTGGTGAACGTCACCAACGGGGTGACTCCTCGTCGCTGGGTGGATTACTGTAACCCGGAACTGGCCAGTCTGATTGATGAAACCATTGGCAAGGACGGTGAGGCCGACTGGCGCAAAGACCTGACCAGACTGGATGCTATCAATGCCTATGCCGATGACCCGGCATTCCAGAAGAAGTTTGCCGCCATCAAGCGCAACAACAAGGTTCGTTTTGCCGCAGTGGTGAAAGAGCTGTGCAATGTTGAAATCAGCCCGGATGCTATCTTTGATGTTCAGATCAAACGTCTGCATGAGTACAAGCGTCAGCAACTGAATCTGCTGCACATCATGGCTCTGTACCGTCGTCTGCTGGAAAATCCGGACCTGGATGTACCACAGCGTGTGTTTATTTTTGGTGCCAAGGCTGCGCCTGGTTATAAAGTGGCTAAAACCATTATACATGCCATTAACCGTGTTGCTGAGCGTGTAAACAACGATCGTCGTATTAAAGACAAGCTGAAGGTGGTTTTCCTGCCTAACTATCGCGTTAGCCTGGCTGAGAAAATTATCCCGGCGGCCGACGTGTCTGAGCAGATTTCTACTGCCGGTTTCGAGGCGTCTGGTACTGGTAATATGAAGTTTGCCCTGAACGGTGCCCTGACCGTGGGTACTCTGGATGGCGCTAACGTTGAGATTGCAGAAGAGGTCGGCGACGACAATATCTTTATCTTTGGTCTGACTGTAGAAGAAGTGGCTGAGCTGCGTCATCGTGGTTACAACCCCGAAGATGTCTACAACAGCAATGCAGAACTGAAAGCCGTTATTGACTGGCTGGCGTCTGGCGACCTGTGTCCTGAAGAACCCGATGCCTTCCGCCCGCTGGTGGATTCACTGCTGGGTGGGGATTACTTTCTGACACTGGTGGATTACCAGGCTTACAGCGACGCTCATGACAAGATTGTTGAGACCTGGAAGAAGCCCGAGCTGTGGTGGAAGACTGCCATAACCAACTCTGCCTCCATGGGTAAGTTCTCTTCTGACCGCTCCATTACGGATTACGCGAAAACCATCTGGAATATGGCGTAA
- a CDS encoding LacI family DNA-binding transcriptional regulator, with amino-acid sequence MARKKSEGHATILQVAAQAELSIATVSRVLNGGKYVSETTRKKVLDAAKKLDYQPNYMARQLHGQDDFSIGVILGLDLGTISPFALKVYEILKVHLQQKGYRAKRAKFSIDGQLETKAKAFIAIGIHESDPRLKSIHAEGLPVIYIGEPKEDAFWVSSNDEQGGFIATRHLLDNGCRTIYFVCLNGEHQVSRLRHAGYRRAMIEAGLIPSEIIEIGNSTGLPALDSYRRVRPLMESGLRPDGFVAFSDIVATGICMALNDLDKQVPQDVHVVGYDGIDDDRYHALTSVNQDIEGIAAKAASLVFEAIRNEAPRGEFLDVFLRQGHTTGEPVLTAKAG; translated from the coding sequence ATGGCACGTAAGAAATCTGAAGGTCATGCCACAATTCTTCAGGTCGCCGCCCAGGCCGAGCTTTCCATCGCTACCGTCAGCCGTGTACTGAACGGTGGAAAATATGTTTCAGAAACCACCCGCAAAAAGGTATTAGACGCTGCCAAAAAACTGGATTACCAGCCCAATTACATGGCTCGACAACTGCATGGTCAGGACGATTTCAGTATCGGCGTTATTCTGGGCCTGGACCTGGGAACCATTTCGCCCTTTGCCCTGAAAGTGTATGAAATCCTGAAAGTTCATCTCCAGCAAAAAGGTTACCGGGCCAAACGCGCTAAATTCAGCATTGACGGCCAGCTGGAAACCAAAGCCAAAGCATTTATAGCCATCGGCATACACGAAAGCGACCCACGGTTAAAATCCATTCATGCAGAGGGCCTGCCAGTCATCTATATTGGCGAGCCAAAAGAAGATGCCTTCTGGGTGTCTTCCAACGATGAACAGGGTGGTTTTATTGCCACCCGTCATCTGCTGGATAATGGTTGCCGCACCATCTATTTTGTTTGTCTCAACGGTGAACACCAGGTCTCCAGGTTAAGGCATGCCGGCTACCGCCGGGCGATGATTGAAGCCGGCCTGATTCCTTCAGAAATCATTGAGATTGGTAACAGCACCGGGTTGCCTGCACTGGACAGTTACCGCCGGGTCCGCCCCCTGATGGAATCCGGTTTACGACCGGACGGTTTTGTTGCCTTCTCGGATATTGTCGCTACCGGCATCTGCATGGCACTGAATGACCTTGACAAACAGGTACCTCAAGATGTGCATGTTGTGGGTTACGACGGCATCGACGATGATCGTTATCACGCCCTGACTTCAGTCAATCAGGACATTGAAGGCATCGCCGCTAAAGCCGCCAGTCTGGTGTTCGAAGCCATTCGCAATGAAGCCCCAAGAGGTGAATTTCTGGATGTCTTTCTGCGCCAGGGGCATACCACAGGTGAGCCCGTGCTGACCGCAAAAGCTGGCTGA
- the lamB gene encoding maltoporin, which translates to MKALPLAAAVAAVVFSAGAAAADIQFSGYARSGLGMTGKGGDQWAFQATGAGSKYRMGNEAETYMELGLGSKVWEDGDKSFSFNSRIAYKTFQNKDWAKLNGDTDNEMALREAYVKGDNLFESMPGASLWAGQRFYQRQDVHMIDFYYYDISGPGAGLENVDVGFGKLNLAWTQNNDEKDFQAGHGKFVGNMFDVRLNDIAVNTDGFLQLGLTYGTASENKNYKFTDKDTGKEVEMKKNGYLLTAEHTQTNFFGGFNKFVVQYATDAMSTWGMGTVGKTQPVNKSEITKQKLLRVLDHGAFDLPDTNFSMSYVVMMNKLKNDEDKGRTWYTAGIRPQYHWNETMSTAVELGYDRVKFDKKVVGIDSGKTYNMSKITIAQQWSAGSSIWARPTIRVFGTYAKWNDKQALNGFRKDDKFDADAYNEKFGSSKDGFTFGVQMEAWW; encoded by the coding sequence ATGAAAGCTTTACCACTGGCGGCTGCGGTTGCAGCGGTTGTTTTTTCAGCGGGTGCTGCGGCGGCTGATATTCAGTTTTCTGGTTATGCCCGTTCCGGTCTGGGCATGACTGGTAAAGGCGGTGACCAATGGGCATTCCAGGCCACTGGCGCTGGCTCCAAGTATCGTATGGGTAACGAAGCAGAAACCTATATGGAGCTGGGTCTGGGCAGCAAGGTCTGGGAAGATGGTGACAAGTCTTTCTCATTCAACAGCCGTATTGCGTACAAGACATTCCAGAACAAAGACTGGGCTAAGTTGAACGGCGATACCGACAATGAAATGGCATTGCGTGAAGCCTATGTAAAAGGTGACAACCTGTTTGAGTCCATGCCAGGTGCCAGCTTATGGGCGGGTCAGCGCTTCTACCAGCGTCAGGATGTTCACATGATCGATTTCTACTACTACGACATCTCCGGACCAGGTGCAGGTCTGGAAAATGTTGATGTCGGTTTTGGTAAGCTGAATCTGGCATGGACTCAGAATAACGATGAAAAAGACTTCCAGGCAGGTCATGGTAAATTCGTTGGTAACATGTTCGATGTTCGCCTGAATGATATCGCTGTTAACACCGATGGTTTTCTGCAACTGGGTCTGACCTATGGTACTGCTTCTGAGAACAAAAACTATAAGTTCACAGATAAAGATACTGGAAAAGAAGTAGAGATGAAAAAGAACGGCTACCTGCTGACAGCCGAACATACTCAAACTAACTTCTTTGGTGGCTTCAATAAGTTTGTAGTTCAGTATGCCACTGACGCTATGAGTACTTGGGGAATGGGTACTGTAGGTAAAACTCAGCCAGTTAATAAATCTGAAATAACCAAGCAAAAACTGCTGCGAGTTCTTGATCACGGTGCTTTCGACCTGCCTGATACTAACTTCAGCATGAGCTACGTAGTCATGATGAATAAACTGAAAAACGATGAGGATAAAGGTCGCACCTGGTACACTGCTGGTATCCGCCCTCAGTACCACTGGAACGAGACCATGAGCACAGCGGTTGAGCTGGGCTATGATCGTGTGAAGTTTGACAAGAAGGTTGTAGGTATTGATTCTGGCAAGACCTACAACATGAGCAAAATCACCATTGCTCAACAGTGGTCTGCCGGTTCCAGCATCTGGGCTCGTCCAACCATCCGCGTGTTCGGTACTTATGCCAAGTGGAACGACAAGCAGGCGCTTAACGGATTCCGTAAAGATGATAAGTTTGATGCTGATGCCTACAACGAGAAATTCGGTAGCAGCAAAGACGGCTTCACCTTCGGCGTCCAGATGGAAGCCTGGTGGTAA